A single region of the Methanocaldococcus sp. genome encodes:
- a CDS encoding AIR synthase related protein, giving the protein MENLEYELKIAINHILETNYPRKAFWHFDDLVENLKCGIKAGDDAIVVNNFVLNMEGPYPLKLGSKTALIHTACDVVAMGAKPKFALNAIQAKNEDEIKYAVNGLRKQSIGLEIPIIGGNTQTIEELKSCISVAVFGELIKDDLIIRDSGAKEGDLLVMLGDPVEGDVGERIYKAKKKFDTYLEILNENIKINACKDASRGGWLGNLLEMLIKSKKGANIYSLPYPRATRYLGAYILAVPEEEYKKVVDIAVKNRCPIILFGKILERQSLIIGTKEYISESDMLKLIKNFPYKYKV; this is encoded by the coding sequence ATGGAAAATTTAGAATATGAGTTAAAGATTGCTATAAATCACATATTAGAAACAAATTATCCAAGAAAAGCCTTTTGGCACTTTGATGACTTAGTTGAAAATTTAAAATGTGGTATTAAAGCAGGAGATGACGCTATAGTAGTAAATAATTTTGTTTTAAATATGGAAGGTCCATATCCTCTAAAATTAGGTAGTAAAACAGCATTAATTCATACAGCATGTGATGTAGTGGCAATGGGGGCTAAGCCAAAATTTGCATTAAATGCTATTCAAGCAAAAAATGAAGATGAGATAAAATATGCTGTTAATGGGTTAAGAAAGCAGAGTATAGGTTTAGAGATTCCAATAATTGGAGGAAATACTCAGACAATTGAAGAACTAAAATCTTGCATTTCAGTGGCAGTCTTTGGAGAATTAATTAAAGATGATTTAATAATAAGAGACAGTGGAGCAAAAGAGGGAGATTTGTTAGTTATGCTTGGAGATCCTGTGGAAGGAGATGTAGGAGAGAGAATTTATAAAGCAAAGAAAAAATTTGACACATACTTAGAAATTTTAAATGAAAATATTAAAATAAATGCATGTAAGGATGCTTCAAGAGGAGGATGGTTAGGGAATTTATTGGAAATGTTAATTAAATCAAAGAAAGGGGCTAATATATATTCTCTCCCATATCCAAGAGCTACAAGATACTTGGGAGCTTATATATTAGCAGTTCCAGAGGAAGAATATAAAAAAGTAGTTGATATTGCTGTAAAAAATAGATGTCCTATAATATTGTTTGGTAAAATATTGGAAAGACAAAGTTTGATTATAGGCACAAAGGAATATATATCAGAAAGTGATATGCTAAAATTGATAAAAAATTTTCCATATAAATATAAGGTGTAA